TATAAAGTATTATTATCGTTCTCATATTACAACTAATGGGATAGCGGGGAACGCCGTTAGGCGTTATCACGCTTTGTTAGTCACGTTATTATTCTTGCTTATAAATTCATAACAGTCATCCAAAGCATATCGGGCTAAAGCACTTTCTATCCATTTCTCATAACTATCAAGAAGCTTTTCGCATTCGGGATGTGTAAGCCAATACGTTTCACCATATAGAGCAAGCATTGCCCAATGATAAATGTTTTCGTGAGAAAAGAAAACAACATCATCAGTTGTGCTTATTGGCTGTTGTAAAGGATGAAAGTCTTTAACCAGTTGCAGTGCATTCTCTATGGTAGTATTTCCATATATAGATATGCACTCTTTCAATAGTTCGCAAAACACTTTGAAATGAAAGATGATTTTAACATCTTCATCCTCTGTTACTATAATGTCTTTGTTCATGCTGTTATCATTTATAAGTTATCGCAAGTTGTGACTAATGGGATAGCAGGGAACGGCTTGTCCGTTATCCTGCGTTGTTAGCTGTATTTTAGTCAAAAGTCATGTAACACAAACAGACTTTTAACAAGATAATTTTCTACTGTCCATACGGCATAATATCCGCCTGCACCGTCACTGTTCTGCGTGCTGATGAACAGTGAGTTTCCTTTACCCAATGCCACGACAACATTGTTTCGGCTCGGTTCGTATAGATGTGTTATGTATGCTGTTGGAAATTCCAATATTCCGGCAGGGTGCTTGACGGTGACAGATGCGTATTCTTCATGCGGAATATTATCATCTATGCCTGTCAAGTCAGAACAACCGTCAATACTCCGAACAAAGCCTGCTTCCAAATCATAAACAATGGCATGTTTTTGTGGATTAAACTTTTGGAAGATTATCTTTATGGTTAATGTGTCGTTGGCATATACAAGGCATTTATCTGTGCTTTGCGGCTGTTTCTTCAACTGTGGCAAATCTGCCAAATAACGGATGCGGCTTTTATGGATTTCTCCTGTATGGGTATTTCCATTCGGGCAAGTCTTGGTTATGCCCGTTTCTGCTCCATATTCTACGCTATGCCATTCTTTATGGCTCTTTTGTGCATCCCAATCGACAAACACATGATTATCCAATAATTTGCCTATTACTGTTCCACTTGTATCACGTACATTTACATATCCGTCCGCATCCTGAATGACACCGAAGAAAGGCTGTTGTGCTTGTATAGGCAAGCAAAACAGAATTGCCGATATGTAGAAAATAATCTTTTTCATGCTTCTATTACAGCTAATGGGATGCAGCTTGCCGCCGTTTAGGCGGAATAGGTGCTCGTTAACAACATCGTTAGTAAATACTTACTAAAACTCCAGTTTGGGAGTTTAATGCGTTTTCGTAAAAGGCTTTCAAATTCAGAAACTCTTTTTTCAATTCCGCTTTTAGTTGTTTTTCATCTTTTTTCACCCAGATATTTGGATATATTTTAGCTTTTCTAAACTTGGATAAATCCATACTTTCTATAAGAACCTCTATATCTGCCTTGTTTAGTGCATCAACAATGTCCTTAATATGATTAGGGTATGTATATGCTATAAAATCTTCACAGTCGAAAATTTTAGTGCCTACAATGGCTTCACTTAAAGGATCATTTTCAATTGTTTCTTGTGCGGACACTCCAGTTAGTAAGAAATGAAGCCCATCCCATAACTTATCAATATCATAGGCAATAGTTGTTGACTCATCTCCATATTCTTCAACAGCTTCAAATAAATCTTCATCATTTGAAAGCCTTTCTATTGTTGCTTCATCAGCCAACATGTAAACTCCTAACATTCCCATAATTCTTTTGTTGTTAATGGTTTGCAGCTTGCCGCCGTAGGCGGAACAGGTGCTTGTTATTCGCATATTATTCAGGTCGCCAATATGGATGTAATGCCGTTTCAATATTAAACTTTGGAATATTAAATTCATTTATCCATTCAAGGCGAGTCCAAACGCCAGAGTTTTCACCAACCATAAGCATCTTTTCATTACAAAAAACAGCTTCCATTTCATAAGGACGATGACCAATTTCAAAGTTCATTACAATGAATCTAACTGGTGCTTTATCTTGTAACGGCACAACAACCGAACTGCATTTTAAGGTGGATTTTGCCATTTTTCCTAATGGTCTTTCACTATGCTTAATGACTTCAACAGAGCGTTTGACATTTCTTGAAATTACTATTGGCTTATATATTGGACCATACTCCAGTTCTACATCATTGGGCAGAGCATCCATTTTATCTGCCAATTTTATAAGACCATTCATTATCATTTCTTTCATATCCATTGGATTTACATTGCAAAATTCCGTCCATGCAGTAAGCTGTTTGTCGGTAGGAAAACTCTCGCCATCCATATCAAACCACACATCGAAGTTCCCGCCCAAAGAATTGATATGGATAGGGGATTTGGCGGCATATAGCCCCAAATCATCAACTCGCCAAAGCGAGCAATCAAGATTTGATATGTAGTTTTCTTCTTTCTCCATTTGCTATTGCGAATAATGGGTTGGTGAGGAACAGCGTTTAGCTGTTATCTCGACCTTGTTATAAGCTAAATTTTTCTGTTACTATATTCCTTATCATTTTAGCATCTGTGCTATTCAGCCTATAAATGCTGCATAGTTTACTAAGAGCTTGCTGTATCTCTGCATCCGTTATCCCTAAGTTGAACATAATACCTAAAGGAAGAAACCAAGAGTTAGGAATTTGCTCATCCTCAATCGTTACTTTTGGGATATGGTTTTCTGCATCATTTTCACAACTCAATACACACCCTCTGTCTTCTTCTTGTAGATTTCCGATAGCATCTAATTCGGCACAATAGAAACGCTTTTCTTGGCTACTCTCATAATAGCCATAAGCGTAACGATATTCCCATAAATCTATCGAGAAGTAATAGACACCACATTTTGCCGAAAGCCTTTTACCCAATGTTTCGTAAATATATCGTAAACATTTTCCTTCAATGATATAATATCCGTTAATGACAGGCGAAATCAATATCTTATCAACCCTCGGTAAAAGGTCATTAAGATAATTGTCTGCATTTTCATAAGTAGTACAAAGTATAGAGTTGGTATCCCACTGCTCATTATCAGACAAAAGGGTTAGCCCCAATATGTCTGCAACATCTTTTCTAACGGATGCAGGTATTAGGAGCCAATCAGCACAGCTAAAATGTTCTTGTACTTGTTCGTTCATAATTTGGTGTACTATTGCTTATAATGTATTTATAAGATCACCTATAGGTGTTGTTTGTTTTGGTAAACGACACCCGACAGGTGTGTTTCCTAATCTCTAATAGCTGCACTCTGTGTCAGTGCGTCCCTTATTCTTCGAACATTCCGTTTGGCATAACCGAACGAGAATGGCGAAGTACGCTTGTTCAGGTCATTCACACTGTTGACCCATACCTGTCCTTTGTCGAACACGATGAAAATCTGCTCTCCCCATGTCAGATGCCAGATGGCGGGATTGGTATGCGCCACGATGCAGTCCTCACCGTAATGATCAACATCCCAGTCATAAGTTGCCGCCAGATTATATATCCTGTCGTAAATCGCCTGCTCGTCCAGCGTGGTCGGTATGCTTTGGAAATCCAGCTTGCGCCGCTGGTGGCGATATGACAGATAAGCAAGCGGCACAAACGCAATACCGAGCCAGAAAAAGACAGACATGAACAGACTGTCTGTATAGATCGCAACTCCCGTTGTGGCAAGAAACAGCACGGAAAAAAGCAATAGCGTGTGCGATACGCCATAATGGGTATACGCCCAGCTTACAGTCAGAGGCAGAGCCTTCTTTTCCAACACGAATTCGGCAAGAAGGGCATCCTTATCCTCTCGGTAGCGACGTCTGCAAGCAAGCCACCATGCCAACTCGAACAATGCGCCTGTAACCACGATGGCAATAAGGAAGTCCGCACCGGCTAATTTGCCTTTTTTCGGTTTGACGGAATATGGTTTGCCACCAAAGGTCAGCTCCTCGCAGGACACCTCATAACTGTCATCGTTAAAGAAATACTCGTAAACGTATTCTTCCTTGCCGTTGGAAATTGAAAAGGACTTGCGGGTAGGTCGGAATATTTTCCCGTTGATGGACAGCAGTGGCGGGTTCTGGTCGGGACAGGCATTGCAGGTCAGCGTGGCACAGTATTTTGCGTAACCGCCGGCCATACGTTCCACCTTCAAACTGCATTTCAGTTTGTTCATATCCACTACGGCAGGATGTACGGTTACACGGCATTCCGGGGTGGTATATGTCCGGTTGCCTGCCTTTACGGATGCGGAAGGGAGTTCGACCTCTCCGCTCTGTCTGAACTGCACAATATAACTGAATCCGCTTTCACGGCTCTTTCTTCCCACTCCGTTTATAATGGCGTAGCTACTGCCTTCATGTGACTTCGGACCTTCTATCACTTCAATGCTGCTGTTGAATACCGGAGGAGAAACCGAATCGAATTGTGCATTGACCAGCGCATACGTCAGTTCCACCACTTGTCCCGCACGGATCTCCCGCATCGTGTCAGCCTTTATGTGGAAATACACAGAGTCTGCTGTAGTCGAAGCGTACACCCGAACTACCGACAACAATGCGGATATCAATATACAGTAGATTTGCATACTACTGACTGGCGGTCTTGTTATGTTGCCTTTATTTTTCATTTCCGGTTCTGCAATTTAACAGTTGCACATTATGTGTTATCCAATGAATCAAGCGGATTCGGTATGCTCGACTTGTGGGCACTTGTAACATGAAGGTAGATGCTCGTAGTCTTGATGTCGTTGTGTCCCAAAAGCTCCTGTATGGTTCTCAGGTCCGTACCCTGCTCCAGTAAATGGGTGGCGAAAGAGTGCCGCAGCATGTGTACGTGTACCCGGTGCTTGATGCCGGCTCGATCGGCGGCTTCCTTCAACACTTTCACCAATGCACTTGCCGAATATTGCTCTCCGGGTGTTTCGCCCTCGAACAGCCATTTTTGCGGGCGATATTCCTTGAAATATTCCCGAAGTTCGCACAATACCTTCTCCGACAGCAGCGAGTAGCGGCATTTTTTGCCCTTGCCCATAATGCGAATCAGCATACGTTCGCTCATAATATCCTGCGGAGTGAGGTTAAGCAACTCGCTCCTTCTCAATCCTGCGGAATAAATCAACGAAATCATACAGCGATGCTTGCGGTTTGCAAGGCATGAAAGAATGCGCCGCACCTCGTTGCGGCTCAACACTTCGGGCAGGCTCTTGTACTCTTTGGCACGGGTGATGCCACCGTAGTATTGCCGTTTGCCGCCTTTCACCTGCTCGTAGTAGAACTTGATGGCGTTGATGCGCATATTCTGTTGCGACACCGAGATTTTCTTCTCGTTCACAAGATAGAGTATGTACTTGTTGATGTCCGGCACTTTCAGACGGTCGATGTTACGCCCCTTGTGATATTCCATGAAGTCGCTGAAATAAGCCTTGTAGGTCTTGACGGTCGAAGGGCTGTAACGCTTCTGTTCCAGCAGTTCAAGATAGCCTTTCGGCAGCACATATTCCCGTTTTGGCTTGGGATGGCGTACATATACACGGCTGTAGTCAATATAGGCGTGCGGAGAATAGCGGTCATAGAAGGCGGAAAACGGTGGCTGGAATGTAGCCGGAGCCGTCCACGACCGCAGCCACGTCGGTGTCCTGTGCCAGCAGCAGGGTTATGGCTTGGCTGTCCGTGTAGTCCACCCGGATGCACTCCTCACCGTTGTACCTGTCTTTATGCAGGACGATGCTGCCACGTTGTTTTAGTATCTTATCCATAATTTCCCGGCTATAGATTCCATGACCCCAAAATTAGCGAAATAATCCGAAAAACAAACCGATTGATTTGTTTTTAACACATAAAAAAGCGGCTGAAAACACAAAACCGCTCGAATTTTAACATTTCAGGCTTTTAAGACTTTGGACTGCCATTTTATAGTTCTTGGCATTGCGGTCGTGACCGCTGTTGATCATGCGGTCAATATGGAGTTTGGCATAGTCAGTGAAACTTGCGTCACTCTCCTGAGTCTGGAGAAATGAAATGACCTCCTTGACACTCCATAATGAGGTGTCCTGAAGATTTAGACGACGATTGTACTCGGATATGAGCTGGGTGCAATAGCGCAGGACTTCATTGTCACGAATTTCTTTAGTCTTGGAGACCGCTGAAGGTTCTACAATCTTGTCGGTTTTGATATACCCGGGTTTCCTGTTTTGGATTACCCAGATATAGACTGGATAGAATCCGTCTGAGCGTTGCTTCTGAACGCATGGTCTTAGGGTTGCCATAGTTCTCTTATTTAATGTTTGATTAATATTTAATGCCTTTGGGCTTTTTTTATTAATCAGAGACTTACGGCTGATTATTTACTCTAAACATTGCTCTAAACACGCTCTAAGCAGAGGGGGTGAAAAGTCTAAGCTATTTCTAAACATTTCCGTTTATTCTGCTCGATTTATGTGTACAAATGAACGAGAGGTTTAATAGTGAATTAGGTCGTAACCCCTGCAAAGCAAGGCGTTACGACCTAATTGTTAGATTTCAGTTACTAAGGATTAATCTTCTATGGCTGCCTGGGCCGCTGCTACGCGGGCGATGGGCACACGGAAAGGTGAGCAAGATACATAGTTCATGCCAAGCTTAGCGCAGAACTTAACAGATGAAGGTTCGCCGCCATGTTCACCACAGATACCGACTTTGAGATCGGGGTTGGTAGCACGACCTTTCTTGACACCCATCTCTACGAGCTGACCTACGCCTTCCTGATCAAGAACTTCGAATGGATCTGTCTTAATGATGCCGTTCTCTTTATAGAACTTAAGGAATTTGGGAGCGTCGTCACGAGAGAAGCCGAATGTCATCTGTGTGAGGTCGTTTGTTCCGAATGAGAAGAATTCGGCAACCTCAGCAATCTGATTTGCCACAAGAGCAGCACGAGGAACTTCAATCATTGTGCCGACTTTGTATGCTACAGTGTTGCCGGTTTCTTCGAATACCTTAGTAGCTGTGGAGTGGATGATGTTTGCCTGATTCTGGATCTCCTTGAGTGAGCCAACAAGGGGGATCATGATTTCGGGATGAACATCAATACCGCGAGCCTTCACTGCAAGAGCAGCCTCGATAATAGCGCGAGCCTGCATTTCAGTGATCTCAGGATAGGTGATGCCAAGACGGCAACCACGGTGTCCGAGCATCGGGTTGAACTCTTCGAGAGAGTCTACCTTTGCCTTTACCTCTTCAAGAGTGATGCCCATCTGCTCGGCAAGCTCCTTTTGGGTGGCTGTCTGGTGAGGCACGAACTCATGCAATGGGGGATCGAGGAGACGGATGGTAACTCCGAAGCCGTCCATAGCTTCAAATATGCCTTCAAAGTCACCACGCTGTATGGGGAGCAATTTAGCGAGAGCGGCACGACGACCTTCTACATCGCTTGCAAGGATCATTTCGCGAACAGCTTTGATACGGTCGCCCTCGAAGAACATGTGTTCTGTACGGCACAGACCGATACCCTGAGCACCGAAGTAACGAGCCTGCTTGGCATCGCGTGGAGTGTCGGCATTTGTGCGAACGAGAGTGTGGGTGTATTTGGAGGCAAAGTTCATTACCTGACCGAAGTCACCGCCAAGTTCAGGCATAACAGTGGGTACCTGACCGTCGTAAACCTCGCCGGTAGAACCGTTGAGAGAGATCCAGTCACCTTCATTATAGGTCTTTCCTGCCATTTCTACAGTCTTGGCCTTGTAGTCAACGCGGATTTCACCTGCGCCTGACACACAGCACTTGCCCATACCACGAGCAACCACAGCAGCGTGAGATGTCATACCGCCACGCATTGTGAGAATACCCTGAGCAACAGCCATGCCACGAAGGTCCTCGGGAGAGGTCTCGATGCGGACAAGGATGACTTTACGTTTCTTCTCGGCCCATGATTCAGCCTCCTCTGCGGAGAATACGATCTGACCTGAAGCTGCACCGGGTGAAGCGGGGAGACCCTTTGCTACAACATTGGCACGCTTGAGGGCAGCCTTGTCAAATACAGGGTGAAGAAGTTCGTCGAGCTTCTGAGGCTCCATGCGCATAAGGACAGTCTTGTCGTCAATCTCTCCTGCACGGAAAAGGTCCATGGCGATCTTCACCATAGCGGCACCTGTACGCTTGCCATTACGAGTCTGGAGCATCCAAAGTTTTCCATCCTGGATAGTGAACTCCATATCCTGCATGTCCTTATAATAGCTTTCAAGCTTGTTAGCAATAGCAATGAGCTCAGCGGCACATACAGGCATTGCCTCTTCAAGAGAAGGATATTTTTCCTTACGGACATCCTCTGAGATACCCTGAAGGGCAGCCCAACGGCGTGAGCCCTCAACAGTGATCTGCTGAGGAGTACGGATACCGGCTACGACATCCTCGCCCTGAGCGTTGATAAGGTATTCACCGTTGAACATGTTTTCGCCAGTTGCTGCATCACGGCTGAAAGCAACGCCAGTAGCGGAGTTATCACCCATGTTGCCATACACCATAGCCTGAACGTTAACGGCAGTTCCCCATTCCTCAGGGATCTGGTTCATACGACGATAAAGGATTGCACGCTCGTTCATCCAGCTGTCAAATACAGCACAGATGCCACCCCAAAGCTGCTCCCAGGCATTATCGGGGAAGTCTTTGCCTGTATATTCCTTTACAGCAGCCTTGAAGAGCTTAACGAGGTCTTTGAGATCCTCTACGTCAAGTTCTGTGTCAAGCTTAACGCCCTTTTCCTCTTTTTTCTTATCCATGATCTCCTCGAAAGGATCGATGTCGGTCTTGGTTTTGGGCTTCATGCCGAGAACCACGTCGCCATACATCTGAACGAAACGGCGGTAGCTGTCCCATGCGAAACGAGGATTGCCACTCTTTTCTGCGAGAGAAGCCACAGTCTCGTCATTCATGCCGAGGTTGAGGACGGTGTCCATCATACCGGGCATTGAAGCGCGCGCGCCTGAACGAACTGATACGAGAAGGGGATTGGCAGGATCATTGAACTTCTTGCCGGTAAGATTCTCAACATGAGCGATGGCTGCCTTTACTTCATCCTCAAGACGGCTGACAACCTCGTCACGTCCATACTGTGTGTATTCGGTACATACTTCGGTGGTGATGGTGAAACCGGGGGGAACAGGCATTCCCAAAAGGTTCATTTCAGCAAGGTTAGCACCCTTGCCACCAAGGAGATTGCGCATTGAGGCATTACCCTCGGCCTTGCCATCTCCAAACGTATAAACTCTTTTCATTGTGTTGATTGGATAATATATTAGGATATTAATTTATAAACTTTGAATCTTCGAGTGCTCTGTTGCATCCCAAAAACTATGCAAAGATAGTGTTTTTTTCGCCAGAATTCAAGCCCAATTAAATCTTTTGTTAAAATTAGTTCAGAGGGCGTGGCTGTGAAAATGTGCAAGAGCTGATATCGGAGACTGTATCACACGCCCCATGACACCTTTCTCTGCCTGCATTGCTTCTGACAACTGAGAGTGAAAATTTTCAGCAATAGAGCCTATAAAATTCACAGGGAGTACGCCGAATCCGGTGTAATTCAAGAGATTGTACCGTATATATCTTCGAAATTCATCGATAACAAATCTGTTGACATCCTGATAGCGGCAACATTTCAGAATGAATGGAGCGAAGGAAGCGAGAAACGCGTTGGGACGTGACTCTCTGTAAACTTGTGTAATTATCTCAGGGATACTGAAAGAACAATCATTCTTAAAGTCTTTTAACACATCATTACAGAATTGACCTTTTAGTAATCTCCCTAAAAACAATCTTCCAAGAACGGCACCGCTCCCTTCGTCACCGAGAATGTATCCGAGTGGGGAGACATTCTCTACTATATCCCTGCCGTCATACAGGCAGGAGTTAGAACCTGTGCCGAGAATGCCAACAATCCCTGCTGAATTACCGCATGCAGCCCGGGCAGCACCGAGCATATCGGAGGAGACTTCAATCCTTGAATTACGGAATAACAATGACAGGTCTGTCCTTATCCTTTCACATGCCTCATCGGTAGCACAGCCTGCGCCATAGTAATATACCTCACCCACATGCTCAGCATCACTGAGCAACGCATCACATTCTGAGATCAAGCCTTTTAGCTCCCCATTCTTTACGGTCATGGCATTGATGCCTCTTGAAAGAGGTATAAACTCGGCTAAGGTGTCGGAATCACTGACCTTTGCAACCGTAGTCTTGGTGCTCCCGCTGTCAAATATCAGGATCATTTATAGATATAATATTTTGATGATTTTTCTTTGAATTGTCGGGCATCCTGCTCCCAGAAATCGATCATATCGTCAACCTTGTAACGTTTAGTGAAAAGTTGACGGACCTTGGCAGATCCGCACACCTGATCAAACATTCTTACCCTTGAAGGGGCGGCTGTGGCAAAAGCCTTATGGGAAGGATACATGGAAGCCAGTTCCTGCATAACATAGAACTGGATTATACTCAAAGGGGCATTGGCTGCATCTTTTATATAAACCTGCACTCCGGCAACATTATCATTCTTGAACTGACCATAGAATGGCTTGTAGTATATCGGTCGAAATTCGATTCCGGGAATGCCAATGTCATTCAATCGTTCGGATAGTTTCTGTGCATCGATCCATGGGGCGGCCGCAAGGCTGAAAGGAAGAGTATATCCGACACCGATTGACACATAACTCAACTCGCCCATGATACCTGTAGCCGGATAAAGCAGAGCCGCATCTGTAGTCGGTATATGAGGAGAGGGGAGTACCCAGGGCATCCCGGTCTGAGAAAATGTCATGTTGCGTTGCCACCCATCCATCGGTATCACCGTCAGATCAACGGATACACCGGCACCTAAAAGACCTTCATTATTTAGATACTCTGCAAGCTCTCCCGGAGTGAGCCCATATATATAAGGTATCGGGTATTGTCCTACAAAAGATTCCCTTCCTTTCTCCACAAGATTCCCTTCGACTCGCACTCCTCCAAGAGGATTCGGACGATCAAGCACCATAAACTCTTTTCCTGCATTGGCGGCTGCCTCCATAGCCAATCCCATCGTGGATATGAATGTATAGCTGCGGCATCCTATATCCTGAATGTCATATACAAGAATATCGACATTTCTCAACATTTCTGGGGTAGGTTTCTTTGTTCGGCCGTGAAGAGAATACACCGGTACACCAGTCTTTTTGTCAACATCATTTGCAACAGAAGCTCCTGCCACATAGTCACCTCTCACACCATGTTCCGGAGCAAACAGCGCAGTAAGTCTTACACCTGGTGCCTCAGCAAGAATATCTATGGTAGAGCGCAGGTTATTGTCAACTCCGGTAGGATTTGTGATCAGTCCGACACGCTTGCCTTGCAACTGTTTGAATCCGTTTTCGGCAAGCACTTCAATTCCGGGTCGTACCACTATTGCATTGCCAGTCGCCAGCACTGTTTCCGCCACAGGTGATGTAGGTTCAGAGACAGCTTGGGAGCATGATCCTGCAACAGCTAAGAGCGCAACGCTGCCCATTAATAAAGACATCATGTTCATATGTATTTAAGCCGTTGGTATATCATAGAATAACACCGGCATGAGTTAAGTCGTTCAATGTTTCTTCCCGAATTCCGGATTGATCTTCAGCAAATATGTGACGCCGATAGTAGCAATGCAGCATATCATTGTCCAAATAAAGAAATAACGGTATCCGATGGTTTCCTGTATCCAACCGGCAGCCATACCTGGCAGCATCATGCCAAGAGCCATGAAACCTGTGCAGATACTGTAGTGTGCCGTAGAGAATTCTCCTTCTGAGAAATATATGAGATAGAGCATATAGGCTGTAAATCCGAATCCGTAACCAAACTGCTCGATGAACACACATGTATTTATTGTCAGCAGGCTCGGCTCACTTGCCCAACTGAGATATACAAAAGTCAGGCAGGTGAGCGACATGCTCCATGCCATAGGTTTAAGCCAATAATGCAATCCCTTTTTTGCAGCCAATATGCCACCAATAATACCTCCTGCCGTCAATCCTATAATTCCTACAGTCCCATACACAATTCCTACTTCTGATGTGGAAAGGCCAAGCCCCCCGATGGAACTTGCATCAAGAAGAAAAGGATTTATTAGCTTTATAAGTTGCGCTTCAGGCAACCGATACAGTAACATGAAGAGGATCGCAAGTCCGGCTTGCTTCTTTCTGAAAAAGGCGACAAAAATTCTTACGAATTCTTTTGTCACATCATTAAAAGTGTAATTCCTTTTTGTGTTTCTGATCTCCACCTTGGGAAGAGCCCAGGAATGATAAACGGCAAAAAACAGAAACATGGCAGACAGTACAAAAAATACCACTCCCCATGCAAAAGGGATATCTCCGGTGCTCTCTTCAATGCATCCTGCCACCACGACAAGAGCTCCTTGTCCGGCAACTGATGCTATACGATAGAATGTGGAGCGTATGCCCACATAAAATGATTGTTCATGTTCCGTAAGTGCCAGCATATAGTAGCCGTCGGCAGCAATGTCGTGAGTGGACGACACGAATGCCACGAGCCAAAACACAGCAAGTGTAAGACTAAAGAAAAACTGCACTGGCAATGCAAACGCTATCCCGGCAAAAGCTATTGCCACAAACCATTGCATAATGATGACCCATTGGCGTTTGGTTGATATTATGTCGACAAACGGACTCCAGAACGGTTTTATAACCCATGGCAGATAAAGCCACCCTGTATAAAGGGCTATGTCGGTATTGGAGACACCCAATCTTTTGTACATTATCACAGAGAGGGTCATCACCGCGATATATGGAAGCCCTTGAGCAAAGTATAGTGTAGGCACCCACGCCCATGGTGACCGCTTGGCGCAAGTGGAATTGATTGATTTACTCATATTTTCAGTATAATTTTACAATTGATGCCACAGGATAATAATGCCGTAGAATCTCATCGAATGTGTAGCCTTTTTCTCCCATTACAGCAGCTCCGATCTGGCATAGACCCACTCCGTGACCCCATCCCGCTCCATGAAGGATAAACGAATCAGGCACATTGCCTCCATCTTTAAAATGCCGGTCGACAACAAATGCCGAACTGAGCAGGTGTGATTCAGAAAGAGTACGCCTTATCATAAGTTCCTTTCCAATCACGATTTCTCCTTCAGTTCCGATAATTCGTAACCGGATTATGCGTCCTGACGTGCCGCGCTGCAACGGTATAAGGTCAATTACTTCTCCGACATTTATACCACTGCGTTCATTTAGAAGCCTTATTATCTTTTCTT
The nucleotide sequence above comes from Duncaniella freteri. Encoded proteins:
- a CDS encoding MFS transporter, with the protein product MSKSINSTCAKRSPWAWVPTLYFAQGLPYIAVMTLSVIMYKRLGVSNTDIALYTGWLYLPWVIKPFWSPFVDIISTKRQWVIIMQWFVAIAFAGIAFALPVQFFFSLTLAVFWLVAFVSSTHDIAADGYYMLALTEHEQSFYVGIRSTFYRIASVAGQGALVVVAGCIEESTGDIPFAWGVVFFVLSAMFLFFAVYHSWALPKVEIRNTKRNYTFNDVTKEFVRIFVAFFRKKQAGLAILFMLLYRLPEAQLIKLINPFLLDASSIGGLGLSTSEVGIVYGTVGIIGLTAGGIIGGILAAKKGLHYWLKPMAWSMSLTCLTFVYLSWASEPSLLTINTCVFIEQFGYGFGFTAYMLYLIYFSEGEFSTAHYSICTGFMALGMMLPGMAAGWIQETIGYRYFFIWTMICCIATIGVTYLLKINPEFGKKH